The DNA sequence atctagggttatgggctatctaacaatcctattgtattcttcaattgaattgaccgactaatttatctagcttattggttgacagggttaatgctcataagaatctgtcgagttcttactcgcctattcaagctaacctaacgcctatatgtctatggagttagaatcaacaagaacgcatttataattcctgtaaatcaaccaagcaaggcaattaggtatatgtctatcctaactacgaatccgttccccgatgcccgagttcaagaacttgccctactcaatcctatatgcaatatagaattcccactttcgagttcaattctagattcgtagataatattcaattggtgatcaagcaattaaataattaagtgcaagattgaataaataaactaatatgataaatcaagaagtcaaaatcaatatccgaataacaatagtcatgaaagaaccacaaccctagaacgtgaagtttagctccacatagacatggtagccaaacaacaaatcatataaagaaacataaaaattactaagtttggtgggagaaagatgaaactcgatgaattccggcctccacagctttttcctggctttttccctcttcccaatatgttagataacctaaaggaggcatttttggcttatatattgcgtacaaaagtcgtgggccaaagctctcctattcctagtccaattcggcttcagggattgatgctaaggtggatgcgacgcatccaccttgtcctccatttcactttttgcctgcgaaggtggatgcgacgcatccaccttgtcctctatttctcagcttgcatgcgatggtggacgcgacgcttccagcttcacttctacttcccagtttcgcacgcgatggcagacgcgatggctcaacttcactgctaaggttgcatgcatgatgatgttttcctaggttggatgcgacgcatccaacccttcttcctctagctaaaccaccttttcttcatattttgcactccgaacaccttaaatcgtcacacataacttaattagtcatcaaaccaataattacaccatgttgggtgttttaaagattaaataacatcaaaaagtggttaaagcatgggcaaagtaacatcaacacatatcgaaatatgccaaacatcagcaGGCACCGGTTCCTATAATTTCTATGCCACATGCtctttccctttgctactggaaattgagattgcattcatctacCTTGCTGCCGGTTGGTCTCCTCTTATATGTTTAATTTCCTCGAAAGTTGGGAACTTGAgtaattgatgatatgttgacggCACAACCTTCATATCGTGCAACCATGGTCTCCCTAGGAAAATATTGTAgcccatatcaccatctactacttcaaAAAGGGTCATTTTCATGACCCATTTGGCATTTATAGGCAACAtaatctctcctcgggttgtcacgcttgccaAATTGAACCCGATGAGGAGCTTTGTGGCCAAAATGATACTTCCGGTTAGCTTGGCTTGCTCCAGAGCTCTCCATTGGATAATATTGGCCGAACGCCTTGGGTCCACCAAACACGTTTATTTTTAAAATCCAAAACATTAAGGGAAATTACCAGGGCATCATTGTGCGGCAACAGTAGTCCATCtgcgtcttcctccgtgaaaggTCATCCTCATctacttcccggagtctcttacTGTGGGTTACTGACACCTTCGTATTTTTTGCCGCTGAAAGTTTAACaccattaatctcgttccccccaaAAATTATGTTGATCGTCAGATGAGgaggatcttctcctgctttcgtgGGTTCCGCGTTGTCCCGATTACGGCCGTAGTTATTTTTACCCCagtcacttaagaattctctaAGATGGCCATTTTTAATAATGTCGCCACCTCTTCGCACAAATTCTGGCAGTCCATAGTCCGGTGACCGTTGGTCCCATGGTATtcgcaccacaaattaggatccctttAATTGGGATCGGATCTCATTGCTTCGGGCACCGTGCTTCCTTAATGTTCCTTATAACTAACACATGTTCCACTATgctgatgttgaagttgtattcagAAAGCCTGGGGTAGGAGGAGTCTCGAGAACCCGATATCTCCTTATCCTGCAATGATCTGTTGTTCCGAACACGATCAGCTCTCTTATCGGTAGCGAATCTATCCGCCGCCCGAAAACCCCTGCCGCGTCTTCGGCCCTTTAGTAGGGAAAAAACCATCCTCTAGAAGACCGTCGATTTGTGTCAAAATAGTCCCTCGATTTCTCCTTATTCTTCTCCCCGTCCCGACCCTTGGTTGATGCCGGGAAATCGAGATGGTCATCCTCaattcttatctttgactcgAACCGGTTGTGAATATCCGTCCATGTCGTAACTCGAGAagactttctttcaattttcgggAAATGTTGGAGCTCCTCAGATTCATCTCTGTAGTAAATGCTTCAACTGCCCATTCGTCTGGTACAACCAGTAgcaacatcctttctttctggaatctggGCACGAACTCCCGCAATAATTCGGACTCTCCTTATGCAATCTTGAATATGTTGGCCTTTCAGGACTGTACCTTCCTAAAAGGAATCTATTGAATGCTCGGGTAAAAACGAATACCATATCAGAGCCCCTTTTAtgagggtctccccgaatttcttcaataagacCGACTCAATCTTGTGCGGAGCTAAGTCGTTCCCCTTCACCGCCATTATATTggtggtgatgtgctcctgaggatcCGAAGCTCCATCATACTTCGGTATGTCTGGCATCTTGAACTCCTTCGGGATCAATTCCGGTGTCGCGCTCGATTTGAACGGAAATTGGGTGCATTTCTTTGAGTCTggtcctttcaatactggtggtgcacccagaatttgatccattcgggcgtttatttccctcataaaccgcatgAGTTCAATTTTAAAGTGATCATTCTCATTGTTGTTACCGGATCCACTATCGTTCCCCCGGCCCTGTCGAAGCCGACTtcgcccctcggggtgttgttgtcgaccctctgcgttgtttggtTTGCGGAAGCACTAGGATGAACTAGACCCCGTCCATTCGCGTTAttaatttatatgtgatttatagacaagtaaATAGATTTGAtctcaaaataataaataaattaaataagaatgtaagacttagcgttgaaatcaaGATAATACAGCAGAAATCCTGGTTCCACGAGTAGAACTTCCGGAGGCAGTAGTAACGATATTAATAAGCAAGCAGATAAAATattattgagttttgaacaaTATATAGCATAAGCTTGTTAGAAAATTCGTGTtctacaatggttgttgaactcactatttatagttgctcCTATGggacaaggtcctaggatcaagcccctcttaaatgacaattatggaggccattgaagaatgtgtaacgacaGGCCATGAATGTCATATTCTCTATAATGAGATATGaacttaatgctatagaatattctccattaaatgttatcgggtggcaggcatttattttgtctttatgaGCAACACTTCGGGAACAAACGAGATTGCTGCCCTCAGACTTGACTGCCATTTGTTTCGCTTTCCATCTGCCTCCGGCTCTACGTGTCGCTTTATTATGCGAgtttttaatatgaatatattttatcatatataatattttacttttaaaaaaaaaaacatgaaatgtgacttatacccataagttttaaaaactatcaaaaatacTGAAGAActctgaagaaaattcatacaaaacaagcgaaacaaatatgaaaaaaatTTACACAAACATTAGCAGATTTTAGCAAATTACCTTCAAATTTTATCTTTGCGGTGGATTGCCATAGATTGGCACAACTAACTTTGGCGAAGGTTTTCTTCTGTTTATGGAGAAGGGCAAAGCCGCGTGAGTTTAATGAGGAAAAAGTGTATAGATATGTATTAGTTGGGTCATAATAACATAAATTGGGCCTTTTTTATAAAATACGAAAGTTTagaaaaatttttatttttttttaaaaatcgaacggtaatattttgggccaaaaacAACTCTTGAATTGATTTTGAGATTTGAGTTTTGGGATTTGGAAAATTTTCGAAATATaaataaaatctataaacaaacaggtacttataaaaaaaaaaaaaattggaaaaattttGATAAAATCTATGGCAAAAGGGAAGTTAAGAATCGGATTGGATTTGTACTAAAATCTTTCCCCACTGCTTGGAGTTGGAGGTGGAACTTTCTTTTAATGTTCTTTATTGTGTCTCCTAATACTGCCATGTGACATATCGCATATTTTAGCCATACCTCGTCCTGGAGCTGGAGTAAgcgatatattatttttttttctaaccATTTCAGGTTAAGGCACTTTTGTTTTTATTAAGATTATTATATTGTCTTAATTTGAATAAGCTCTAAATATTAAGGTATTGCATCTACATCGAAAATTCAGTAATTAAAACTATTTATTTTTTCATTATTTGATGTGGAtaatttatcttttatttaaaaattaaaaatacagaTTCAAATTAAATTACTAATGAATATTATAGCCATAAAATATTGAAACaatattatttatatggtgttatatactctattcgtttcaatttatgtcgCACACTTTTTTATTCATCCGTTTCAAAAAAAGATATTTCTatttttgaaaaacttgaatttttaatttattcattttacccttaataaaaAGTTTTTACAATCACTAATTGTTATGGCCCCACAAAAGTTTTACGCTTTATGTTTTTTGGCTGGCGATGGTGGGGTCAGGGATGATAATTTTAAGGTAATGACGGAGGAGGTTGGCGATGGTGATTGTGTAGTGGTAGCCACTAGTGATTGTGGCTAGAGATAATGAATGTGCTATGGTGGCTAGAGATAATGAATGTGCTATGGTGGCTAGtgaggaggaggaggtggtgaCTGGCAGGGCCGGCTCTAATGTAGATCCAAGTAAGGCTTTTGCGTTAGGTCCCCAAATTTTGGGGCctccattttttaaaaaattataagtattttaaaaaattatatttagtaCTTTTCGTTTAAAATTAGAGTTTTTTTATAACAATTAtctcaaagaaaataagttttcaaGATTATAATTGATAAAATTTTACCTAAGATTAACAATATCTCAAGATAGATTAAATTTGTTGGTTATATTATCAATTAAAAATGACTTATTAGAGAAAATCGAAAAATTTAGGTCTCACATTAAACTTTAGCTTTAACCACACATATGCTATGCAACAAAAAGTTGGCGATAGAGACGGTTGATGGTGTCTACTAGTAGTAGTAAAGATGGTTGGTAATGGTGATTGTGCAATAGAAATTAGTGATAAAGGCAGTTGGTGGTGGTTGTATGATGGGGAAAGCTAGTGAAGGAGGTTGTGGCTAGTGGTAGACTGGTAGTGGTGATCGATGGTGACGGTGCTTTGTGGTGGAGGTGGCCGTTGTTGATGGTGGAGGGTGTTGGTAGTTTAGTAGTTAAGTGGCTGATGGTGACAGGTCATAAAGGTAGCCGGTAATGGTGATTGGCCATGAAACATGGTAATAAATAGAATGGTGGTAAAAGATTACTTTGACATAAAATTTAAGTGAGCgtgtaataaataataatattagtCTCAATACAAGATTTAAATGATTTAAATTTACTAAGAGCtaatactacaacaacaacaacaacaaagtttaggaagggtagtgtgtacgcagaccttacccctaccctggggtaaagaggttgtttccaaatgaccctcgacatccttccctccaagaactccccaacttgctcttgggatgactcgaactcacaacctcttagttggaagtgtagggtgcttaccatcagagcaactcaCCTTGTCATAACTAAGAGCTAATAGTAACTGTGAAAAAAGTATAAATGCATTTAATAGAGGAACATCTGAACGCTTTAAGCTAAGATATCCATTAAATGCAAACACATAAAATAAAATTGTAACCAAACACATTATTGTGCCAATAAACGCATGTTTCTTCAACACTAACTCTAATGTTCTGTTTCTTTCCGATGACATATTGATAAATTTCTTACAAATTAAGCATCACGAGAGCCTGAATAGCACATGTACATTGGCATAAATATAAAAAGTTACACCCTCCCTCTCAAATTATGTTtcgtgatttctaaaaatagtcatctcaaattatttgttattttagaagttcaagataaaataaattatatttatcctATTTTTTTACCCTTAATATAAATTATTcttgaaaataaaaatagaatataaATAGGGTAAATATTTAATGAAAATagattatatcttaagacataaataaggatAAAATAGTTTAAAACCATTCCTAATTAATGACAGATAATTTCAGACGGAGGGAGTAAATCAACAAGTGCAAAGGTAGCTTAATTGTATAATTGCACTCATTAGTAAGATAGTAATAAGCTAAAGGATGTACAAAATTATGTTGTAATACAAACAAAAATGACCTTATACATAGTGTGTCAAGGCCGACTATCGTAGCTAAATCAGAAAGCAAAAATAGGAATCAGTGTTATGCAATCTTTGGGTGCTTCAACAGAGACTGTTGCAATAATGGAGCTGATGAACATTTTGGTGATGAGGGTATATCATGAGTTTGTGTCAATGACAATGAACAGTCTTGAATTTTTCTCTTTCTGGAACAACTCCCTTCTTTCATTTGCTCTGTTTCCTTGTTATCATTCTCCCCTCTCAAAATGAAATCTTTCAGTCGTTTAACATCGGAAAGCTTGACAGGTTTCTGGAGAAACTCTTTGGCCCCTTCCTCCAAACATCTATTCGTAGGCAAAAGAACATTTTTGATTAGACAGTGGCAAGAATCCGGATGTTACATTTTTGTAATCCGGCTTAGGTATATTTAAATCAACAACTAAAGTACCAAACTTTTATATATAAATGTGTATTTGACAAACTGGATTTCCATTTCTAATTGGCCAAACCTAAAGCAAATAAACAAAACTATTGATGGTATTCTAAAAGAGTGGTTGGTTACCTATCAATACGAGCTAAAATCTTTTCTGATGACATAATCACAACAGGAATTTTGCTCAACGCCGAAGATCCCTGCTTAGGAAGAACAAATGTGTCATTCAAAGTCAATTATTTTAATTTCAACTATACCAGACATAGAAATGTGTAATAAATGCTCAAAGGGAACAGTGTAACATAATCTCATCTTTCAAAACAAACCTTGATCTTCTTGAGAAGTTCATATCCTGTCATTCCAGGCATAGAATAGTCAGTCATTATCAGATTCACCTTCAATTCCTGAAAACCAATGAATTCCATATTACTTTACAATTTCGTAGCACTTTAGGTAAAACCAGCCAAATTCAATGTTCCCAAGAAAGCAAATAGAATTTTATCAATGATCCCTAGTTCAAAATGGTAGAGAAAACTTCTACTTTCTGATTTGCAATCTTTCCTCAAAATCTTGCCAATTAAAAACTTTCTTATTCATTAGTTCAAAATGGTAAAGAAACTTCCACTTTCtcattataaataaaa is a window from the Nicotiana tomentosiformis chromosome 10, ASM39032v3, whole genome shotgun sequence genome containing:
- the LOC104116980 gene encoding two-component response regulator ARR6 isoform X1, which produces MEVENMAGDYSLSDAQELHVLAVDDSHVDRKVIERLLKISCCKAVESGRMALQYLGLDGEKSSLGIDELKVNLIMTDYSMPGMTGYELLKKIKGSSALSKIPVVIMSSEKILARIDRCLEEGAKEFLQKPVKLSDVKRLKDFILRGENDNKETEQMKEGSCSRKRKIQDCSLSLTQTHDIPSSPKCSSAPLLQQSLLKHPKIA
- the LOC104116980 gene encoding two-component response regulator ARR6 isoform X2 — encoded protein: MEVENMAGDYSLSDAQELHVLAVDDSHVDRKVIERLLKISCCKVTAVESGRMALQYLGLDGEKSSLGIDELKVNLIMTDYSMPGMTGYELLKKIKGSSALSKIPVVIMSSEKILARIDRCLEEGAKEFLQKPVKLSDVKRLKDFILRGENDNKETEQMKEGSCSRKRKIQDCSLSLTQTHDIPSSPKCSSAPLLQQSLLKHPKIA